One genomic region from Argentina anserina chromosome 2, drPotAnse1.1, whole genome shotgun sequence encodes:
- the LOC126782717 gene encoding uncharacterized protein LOC126782717, with the protein MLPTTSRARSSSSASRTTNPLFIQYLRRIIKWQQMDIEYTFWQMLHLCTSPKVVYHHTKYHKQTKNQWARDDPAFVVICSLLLAVATLAYCAAYDHSAGHAVFVVISVLLFHFLFIGMLLATFCWFLSNSYLREEAPNSHVVEQRVEWLYAFDVHCNSFFPMFVMLYVLHFFLSPLLVAHGFIPVLLSNLLFMVASSYYHYLNFLGYDVLPFLERTTFFLYPISIVIVLSPILILSGFNPSRYFMNMYFSHWL; encoded by the exons atGTTGCCGACGACTTCGAGAGCTCGGTCGTCGTCCTCTGCATCCCGGACGACCAACCCCCTCTTCATTCAGTACCTCCGCCGCATAATCAAg TGGCAGCAAATGGATATTGAATATACATTTTGGCAAATGCTTCATCTATGCACCTCTCCAAAAGTTGT CTACCATCACACCAAGTATCACAAGC aAACTAAGAACCAATGGGCACGTGATGATCCTGCTTTTGTTGTGATCTGCAGCCTTCTACTTGCAGTTGCAACCCTGGCTTATTGTGCTGC GTATGATCATAGTGCCGGGCATGCTGTTTTCGTAGTTATTTCAGTTTTGCTATTCCATTTTTTGTTCATTGGGATGCTTCTGGCGACATTTTGCTG GTTCCTGAGTAATTCTTACCTTCGAGAAGAGGCTCCAAACAGTCATGTTGTTGAGCAGCGTGTTGAATG GCTGTACGCGTTTGATGTGCACTGCAACTCTTTCTTCCCGATGTTTGTTATGCTCTATG TgctccatttttttctttcacctCTTTTGGTAGCTCATGGTTTCATACCTGTATTGCTATCAAATTTGCTATTCATGGTGGCCTCTTCATACTATCATTATCTCAACTTCTTAGGTTATGATG TACTGCCATTCCTGGAAAGGACCACTTTCTTCCTCTACCCCATCAGTATTGTCATAGTCCTCTCTCCTATCT TGATTTTGAGTGGCTTCAATCCTTCAAGATATTTCATGAACATGTATTTCAGTCATTGGTTATGA